The sequence GGGACGCCTGGCGAAGCCAAGCTCCACCACCCGCTCCCAGCCCTGCTGCTGGATTTCTATGAGGGCCAGACCCTTGAGCCCGTGCTGCAGCTGCTGGGCCAGGGTGCTGCCATCCCCTTGCCGGGGTGGCGGCGGGATTGTGTGCAGCCGAGCCGCTTCTGCCTGCCAGCTGAGCTCGAGCCAGTGGCTACCGCTAAGGCTGCGCAGGCCGATCTGCAGGGCCTGGGAGCTGGCCTGCTGGGCCTTCTCAAAGCGACTTGGCAGCAGTAGCGGCCGCCACTCGGCCAGCACCGCCCGCAGGGTCGTGACGTCTACTGCCTGCAGGCGTGAGGGTGCCTGAAGGCGGGAGGGAGCCATGGCTTGGCAGGGGGACACGGCTTGGCAGGGGGGACACGGAGGCCGGCTTCTACTCTGCAGGCCAGAGCTGTCGCCCGCCATGAGCGCCTTGCCCGGCCGTCTCACCTTGATCACCGGACCTAGTGGAGTCGGCAAGGGCACCTTGGTGCAGCGACTGCTGCTACTTCATCCAGAGATCTGGCTATCAATCTCAGCCACCACCCGCGCCCCCCGCGCCGGTGAGCTGGATGGCCAGCACTACTTCTTTCTGACTCGCGACGCCTTTGAAGGCCAGGTGGCTGAGGGCGGGTTTCTGGAGTGGGCCGAATTTGCCGGCAACCTCTACGGCACCCCCCGCCAACCGGTGCAGGCCCAGCTAGCTGCAGGAAGGCCCGTTCTGCTTGAGATCGAGCTGGAGGGGGCACGCCAGGTGCGCCAAAGCTTTGCCGAGGCTTTCCAGATTTTTGTCGAACCCCCCAGTTTTGAGGAGCTTGAGCGGCGTATCCGCGGCCGCGGCACCGACAGCGAGGAGGCGATTGGCCGGCGGCTGGAGCGGGCCAAGGTGGAGCTGGCTGCGGCGCCAGAATTTGACGCGGTGCTTGTCAACGGCGAACTTGAACAGGCGTTAGCTGAGCTTGAGCAGCTGCTGAGCTAGGCCAGCTGGGCACGGGCAAAAAAAAAGGCCCCGAGGGGGCCGCCGCTGATCAGAAATGGCTGATCTGAGGGGGCTGATCAGAGGGGAAGGAACAGCAAGTCGGGGAAGAAATGGTTGAACTCGATCATTATTAAGGCGGTAACGCCGAACCAAATGGCAGCAAATACCGGAGCGGTGGTGAGGAACTTTTTCATGATGAAAAATTTAGAGATACGTCTTGGACTTGAAGGGCTAAGAACCCCTTAGCGGGGCGAAACTGCTCAGCGAGGAGAAACAGTGACCTTGTCGTCGGATTCGAGCAGCTTGCCGCT is a genomic window of Cyanobium sp. Tous-M-B4 containing:
- a CDS encoding Photosystem I reaction center subunit IX; translation: MKKFLTTAPVFAAIWFGVTALIMIEFNHFFPDLLFLPL
- the gmk gene encoding guanylate kinase, encoding MSALPGRLTLITGPSGVGKGTLVQRLLLLHPEIWLSISATTRAPRAGELDGQHYFFLTRDAFEGQVAEGGFLEWAEFAGNLYGTPRQPVQAQLAAGRPVLLEIELEGARQVRQSFAEAFQIFVEPPSFEELERRIRGRGTDSEEAIGRRLERAKVELAAAPEFDAVLVNGELEQALAELEQLLS